From a region of the Zingiber officinale cultivar Zhangliang chromosome 4B, Zo_v1.1, whole genome shotgun sequence genome:
- the LOC121976763 gene encoding secretory carrier-associated membrane protein 2-like isoform X2, with the protein MARRYDADPFHEEDVNPFADPGVRGKAAGSNYGGGKLSSTDLKTKERELQAKEAELNQREKELKRKEEAAAQAGVIINEKNWPPFFPIIHHDIANEIPIHLQRLQYLAFASLLGLTLCLFWNIIAVTTAWIKGQDVKIWFLAIIYFISGVPGAYVLWYRPLYRAMRTESALNFGWFFLFYLLHIAFVIYAAVAPPIFFKGKSLTGILPAVDLIGDKVLVGIFYFVGFGLFCLEALISVWVIQQVYMYFRGSGKAAEMQREAAQVAMRAAI; encoded by the exons ATGGCGAGGCGATACGATGCCGACCCCTTCCACGAGGAAGACGTCAATCCCTTCGCA GATCCTGGTGTACGAGGAAAAGCAGCTGGATCAAATTATGGTGGAGGAAAACTAAGTTCAACA GATCTGAAGACAAAGGAAAGGGAGTTACAAGCCAAGGAGGCAGAGTTAAATCAGAGGGAAAAG GAATTGAAAAGGAAAGAAGAGGCTGCAGCACAAG CTGGagttattataaatgagaaaaaCTGGCCACCTTTCTTTCCTATTATTCATCATGATATCGCAAATGAGATACCAATCCACCTGCAAAGATTGCAATACCTTGCGTTTGCCTCATTGTTAG GTCTAACGTTGTGCTTATTCTGGAATATCATAGCAGTTACAACTGCATGGATTAAAGGACAAG ACGTCAAGATCTGGTTTCTTGCGATTATATACTTCATCTCAGGTGTTCCTGGTGCATACGTATTATGGTACAGGCCTCTTTATCGTGCTATGAG GACGGAAAGCGCATTAAATTTTGGATGGTTTTTCCTCTTTTACTTG CTTCATATTGCTTTTGTCATATATGCTGCTGTTGCTCCTCCAATATTTTTCAAGGGAAAATCTTTAAC AGGTATCTTGCCAGCAGTGGATCTTATCGGTGACAAAGTTTTGGTTGGG ATCTTCTATTTTGTTGGATTTGGTTTGTTCTGCCTGGAGGCGCTGATCAGTGTTTGGGTCATCCag CAAGTGTACATGTACTTCCGCGGGAGTGGAAAGGCAGCAGAGATGCAGCGTGAAGCAGCACAAGTCGCCATGAGAGCGGCGATATGA
- the LOC121976763 gene encoding secretory carrier-associated membrane protein 2-like isoform X1: MARRYDADPFHEEDVNPFAQDPGVRGKAAGSNYGGGKLSSTDLKTKERELQAKEAELNQREKELKRKEEAAAQAGVIINEKNWPPFFPIIHHDIANEIPIHLQRLQYLAFASLLGLTLCLFWNIIAVTTAWIKGQDVKIWFLAIIYFISGVPGAYVLWYRPLYRAMRTESALNFGWFFLFYLLHIAFVIYAAVAPPIFFKGKSLTGILPAVDLIGDKVLVGIFYFVGFGLFCLEALISVWVIQQVYMYFRGSGKAAEMQREAAQVAMRAAI; this comes from the exons ATGGCGAGGCGATACGATGCCGACCCCTTCCACGAGGAAGACGTCAATCCCTTCGCA CAGGATCCTGGTGTACGAGGAAAAGCAGCTGGATCAAATTATGGTGGAGGAAAACTAAGTTCAACA GATCTGAAGACAAAGGAAAGGGAGTTACAAGCCAAGGAGGCAGAGTTAAATCAGAGGGAAAAG GAATTGAAAAGGAAAGAAGAGGCTGCAGCACAAG CTGGagttattataaatgagaaaaaCTGGCCACCTTTCTTTCCTATTATTCATCATGATATCGCAAATGAGATACCAATCCACCTGCAAAGATTGCAATACCTTGCGTTTGCCTCATTGTTAG GTCTAACGTTGTGCTTATTCTGGAATATCATAGCAGTTACAACTGCATGGATTAAAGGACAAG ACGTCAAGATCTGGTTTCTTGCGATTATATACTTCATCTCAGGTGTTCCTGGTGCATACGTATTATGGTACAGGCCTCTTTATCGTGCTATGAG GACGGAAAGCGCATTAAATTTTGGATGGTTTTTCCTCTTTTACTTG CTTCATATTGCTTTTGTCATATATGCTGCTGTTGCTCCTCCAATATTTTTCAAGGGAAAATCTTTAAC AGGTATCTTGCCAGCAGTGGATCTTATCGGTGACAAAGTTTTGGTTGGG ATCTTCTATTTTGTTGGATTTGGTTTGTTCTGCCTGGAGGCGCTGATCAGTGTTTGGGTCATCCag CAAGTGTACATGTACTTCCGCGGGAGTGGAAAGGCAGCAGAGATGCAGCGTGAAGCAGCACAAGTCGCCATGAGAGCGGCGATATGA
- the LOC121976764 gene encoding pentatricopeptide repeat-containing protein At2g38420, mitochondrial-like, producing MIMSSSCARNICMRSCRWFASSRNGKRQRSLSEQLAMDTLKKKIAEEPNDGTNHISILTNCFRSYDTDPSPSAYAFVIRHLFRNRMLAHVSSVLEHLEKDERFDVPEGMFVTVIQNFGQTGRLQDAVDLFFRIPKFRSTPSVVSLNALLAVLCESKEGLAMVGDVLSKAPEMNIRFEATTFSILIEALCRNGKLSFAMELLEMMQLHECDPDAGLYSIVFVSLCKQGGSAQVIEFLEKIRNAGFDPGALEYSHVISLLIDEGKADDAHSFLVMMRMEGKRPDIMIYNRILDAFILANDYKKVDELFDEMLLIGLVPCSTTYNTYIHGLCKQGNLEKARRMLICMEKAGCKPDVETFSAVIDGYAKTGEMAKAKELMQEVREKMPIIDTTFF from the coding sequence ATGATCATGTCCAGTTCTTGTGCAAGGAACATCTGTATGAGAAGTTGCAGATGGTTTGCATCCTCCCGCAACGGCAAACGGCAGCGGAGTCTCAGCGAGCAGCTGGCAATGGATACCTTGAAGAAGAAAATTGCCGAAGAACCAAACGACGGGACCAATCACATCTCCATCTTGACTAATTGCTTCCGCAGCTACGACACTGATCCGAGCCCATCCGCCTACGCCTTCGTCATCAGACATCTCTTCCGAAATCGCATGCTCGCTCACGTATCTTCTGTCCTCGAGCATCTCGAGAAAGACGAGAGATTTGATGTTCCAGAAGGAATGTTTGTCACTGTGATCCAGAACTTCGGCCAAACAGGCAGACTCCAGGACGCCGTGGATCTCTTCTTCAGAATCCCAAAGTTTCGGAGCACGCCTTCTGTGGTTTCATTGAACGCATTGCTTGCTGTTCTTTGCGAGAGCAAGGAGGGCCTTGCCATGGTCGGAGATGTGCTGTCGAAGGCGCCGGAGATGAACATTCGGTTCGAGGCAACAACCTTTTCCATCCTCATAGAAGCTCTTTGCCGGAACGGGAAGTTGAGCTTTGCAATGGAGCTTCTGGAGATGATGCAACTCCATGAATGTGATCCTGATGCTGGATTGTATTCAATTGTGTTTGTGTCACTTTGCAAACAGGGAGGTTCTGCTCAGGTGATAGAATTCTTGGAGAAGATTCGAAATGCCGGGTTCGATCCTGGTGCATTGGAGTATAGCCATGTTATCAGCTTACTTATCGATGAAGGCAAAGCCGATGATGCACATTCCTTTCTAGTGATGATGAGAATGGAGGGCAAAAGGCCTGATATCATGATCTACAATAGGATTTTGGATGCTTTCATCTTGGCAAATGATTATAAGAAGGTTGATGAATTGTTTGACGAAATGCTTCTGATAGGTCTTGTACCTTGTTCTACTACTTACAACACCTACATACATGGACTTTGCAAGCAAGGCAATCTCGAAAAAGCTCGTCGGATGTTAATCTGCATGGAGAAAGCCGGTTGCAAACCTGATGTCGAAACCTTCAGTGCTGTGATCGATGGATACGCGAAAACAGGGGAGATGGCTAAAGCAAAGGAGCTTATGCAGGAGGTTCGCGAGAAAATGCCTATAATTGACACCACTTTCTTTTGA